From the Sphingomonas aliaeris genome, one window contains:
- a CDS encoding helix-turn-helix transcriptional regulator, which yields MVAQTVDGTEVPPPQNAPGAAIAALPHVISGNTLHHLEQLIEGLSGGIILTDPAGTIVWANRAALAMHGVTSMEELGLTSDEFCRRFHLRDERHRRLQTRHYPIMRALAGELFDNLLVEVAAIGTDEPRWVHQVRSVALSDPDGEPDCIALVIQDVSARFEAEARFEAMFQANPAPAMIARLADQRFVKVNQGFLELAGLARDLVIGKNLYEFDIFYNAERRELAQERLAAGRTIPQMEAELPLPKGHGKLVIVAGQPIELADEPCMLFTFADLEPRRKAETALRAGEKHFATVFNMAPVAMVLTSLDGHRIIEANEAFARMTGYPIASSIGRAPDELELWNDAEQRLHVEEEIAHHGGVRNCDVRLLHKEGDAIECLLSAERISLRDEKSILWLYQDITARRHTELELIEAIEAVMKDTNWFSRSVMEKLANLRDPRSGKAPPPQVAELTQREREVLELICEGLEDKAIADRLSVSNNTIRNHVARIYSKIGVNRRSAAVIWARERGLSGAGVQ from the coding sequence ATGGTGGCGCAGACAGTGGATGGGACAGAAGTGCCCCCGCCCCAGAACGCACCAGGTGCTGCGATCGCGGCGCTTCCTCATGTGATCTCGGGTAACACGCTGCACCACCTCGAGCAGCTGATCGAGGGGTTGAGCGGAGGGATTATCCTGACGGATCCCGCAGGCACCATCGTCTGGGCGAACAGGGCGGCGCTCGCGATGCACGGCGTGACCTCGATGGAGGAGCTTGGCCTAACGAGCGATGAGTTCTGTCGCCGCTTCCATCTGCGCGACGAGCGGCACCGCAGGCTGCAGACGCGGCACTACCCGATCATGCGCGCGCTGGCCGGCGAGCTGTTCGATAACCTCCTCGTCGAGGTGGCCGCGATCGGGACGGACGAGCCCCGCTGGGTTCATCAGGTGCGATCCGTCGCGCTGAGCGATCCTGACGGCGAACCCGACTGCATTGCTCTGGTCATTCAGGACGTAAGCGCGCGCTTCGAGGCGGAAGCGCGCTTTGAGGCCATGTTCCAAGCCAATCCCGCACCGGCAATGATCGCGAGGCTAGCCGATCAGCGCTTCGTCAAGGTCAACCAGGGCTTCCTCGAGCTTGCCGGGCTCGCCCGTGACCTCGTCATTGGAAAGAACCTCTACGAGTTCGACATCTTCTACAATGCAGAGCGGCGCGAGCTTGCCCAGGAGCGGCTTGCCGCCGGGCGGACCATACCGCAGATGGAGGCCGAGCTTCCGCTGCCCAAAGGGCACGGCAAGCTGGTGATCGTGGCGGGACAACCGATCGAACTCGCTGATGAGCCGTGCATGCTGTTCACGTTTGCGGACCTCGAGCCGAGGCGAAAGGCGGAGACCGCGCTCCGCGCCGGCGAGAAGCATTTCGCTACGGTCTTCAACATGGCTCCCGTCGCGATGGTCCTGACCTCGCTCGACGGGCACCGCATCATCGAAGCTAATGAGGCGTTCGCGCGTATGACTGGCTACCCCATCGCATCAAGCATCGGCCGCGCTCCGGACGAACTGGAGCTCTGGAATGACGCCGAGCAGCGCCTGCATGTCGAGGAGGAGATCGCGCATCACGGCGGCGTTCGTAACTGCGACGTTCGGTTGTTGCACAAGGAAGGCGATGCGATCGAATGCTTGCTCTCCGCCGAACGGATCAGCCTGCGCGACGAGAAATCTATCCTCTGGCTCTATCAAGACATCACTGCTCGGCGGCATACTGAGCTGGAGCTGATCGAAGCGATCGAAGCGGTGATGAAGGACACTAACTGGTTTAGCCGGTCGGTCATGGAGAAGCTCGCGAACCTGCGCGATCCACGCTCCGGTAAAGCGCCGCCGCCACAAGTCGCCGAATTGACGCAACGCGAACGAGAGGTTCTGGAGCTGATCTGCGAGGGTCTGGAGGACAAGGCGATTGCCGATCGGCTTTCCGTGTCGAACAACACCATCCGGAACCATGTGGCGAGAATCTACTCCAAGATCGGCGTCAACAGGCGCAGCGCCGCTGTTATCTGGGCGCGCGAGCGGGGCTTGTCCGGCGCCGGCGTGCAGTAG
- a CDS encoding YsnF/AvaK domain-containing protein — protein MSDNIDQTRTIPVIEEQPVIGRREVETDHVRVRTVVEEKHTDVVARLSREELLVERRKVEREVATPPAPVEEGDTLVVSVVEERLVVEKRLFVIEELVIRRVAHTEDVHIPTTLKTMRAIVEQDSVQP, from the coding sequence ATGAGCGATAACATAGATCAGACGCGGACTATCCCGGTCATTGAAGAACAGCCCGTTATTGGGCGGCGTGAAGTTGAAACCGACCACGTCCGGGTGCGCACCGTCGTCGAGGAAAAGCACACCGATGTCGTCGCGCGCCTTTCCCGCGAAGAGCTGCTGGTTGAGCGCCGCAAGGTTGAGCGGGAGGTAGCCACTCCTCCTGCACCCGTCGAGGAAGGGGACACGCTTGTCGTCTCCGTCGTCGAAGAGCGGCTCGTTGTGGAGAAGCGGCTATTCGTAATCGAAGAACTCGTGATCCGGCGCGTCGCTCACACAGAAGACGTGCACATTCCCACCACGCTCAAGACGATGCGCGCCATTGTCGAGCAGGACAGCGTTCAGCCGTAA
- a CDS encoding OmpA family protein has translation MAGPNDHKDGAPRHIHIEKGKKFNWLPWLLLGLGLLALLFALSRCNREEPVAVAPAPAPTAAPTEVVAATPNAARSNALVGTSGLGAYLGGTEALPRTFTFEKLNFDTAKSDIRAADAAEIDQVATTLKQYGTAKIRIAGYADSRGSDPVNMALGKARANSVKNALVAKGIDAGRIETVSGGESDPVDTNASAGGRFENRRTELVVTAR, from the coding sequence ATGGCAGGACCAAACGACCACAAGGATGGAGCGCCGAGGCACATCCACATCGAGAAGGGCAAGAAGTTCAACTGGCTGCCTTGGCTGCTGCTTGGCCTTGGCCTGCTCGCTTTGTTGTTCGCGCTGAGCCGCTGCAACCGCGAAGAGCCGGTTGCGGTCGCGCCAGCTCCCGCGCCGACCGCTGCTCCCACCGAAGTCGTCGCTGCCACGCCGAATGCGGCTCGGTCGAATGCGCTCGTCGGCACGTCTGGTCTTGGCGCCTATCTCGGCGGCACCGAGGCGCTGCCGCGGACCTTCACGTTCGAGAAGCTGAACTTCGACACCGCCAAGAGCGACATCCGTGCCGCCGACGCCGCCGAGATCGACCAGGTCGCCACGACGCTGAAGCAGTACGGCACCGCTAAGATCCGGATCGCAGGCTACGCTGACTCGCGGGGCTCTGATCCGGTTAACATGGCGCTCGGCAAGGCCCGGGCTAACAGCGTCAAAAATGCGCTGGTTGCTAAAGGCATCGATGCCGGTCGCATCGAAACTGTCTCCGGCGGCGAGTCCGATCCGGTGGACACCAATGCGTCCGCAGGTGGCCGCTTCGAAAACCGGCGCACCGAGCTCGTCGTCACGGCGCGCTGA
- a CDS encoding YsnF/AvaK domain-containing protein, translated as MSSTITALFDTRADAERAKERLKSARVDADHVHLHDKSSTGYKDSGYSTHQDRGFWDSIKNAFVPDEDRHTYEEGVRRGGVLLTADVDDDCVDEAVKVLEEANTVDIDDRSNQWKAKGWDYAGGTGAGAGLGALSETDRTDRDVGNREEVIPVVEEQLVVGKRDVSRGGVRVRSYVTETPVHEQIRLRNEQINVERRTVDQPLSAADADAFRERTIDMTATGEEAVVGKTARVVEEVVVSKTAETHVEDVEDTVRKTDVEIDRDTDVETSTGSTFGSTDKRI; from the coding sequence ATGTCCAGCACCATTACTGCTCTGTTTGACACGCGGGCGGACGCCGAGCGCGCCAAGGAGCGCCTCAAGAGCGCCCGCGTCGACGCCGATCACGTCCATCTGCACGACAAGTCGAGCACCGGCTACAAGGATAGCGGCTACTCGACGCACCAAGACCGGGGTTTCTGGGACTCGATCAAGAACGCGTTCGTCCCCGACGAGGACCGCCACACCTACGAGGAAGGCGTCCGCCGCGGCGGCGTGCTGCTCACCGCCGACGTCGATGACGACTGCGTCGACGAGGCCGTGAAGGTGCTCGAGGAAGCCAACACAGTCGATATCGACGACCGTTCCAACCAGTGGAAGGCCAAGGGCTGGGATTATGCCGGTGGGACCGGCGCCGGTGCCGGGCTGGGTGCGCTGAGCGAGACGGATCGCACCGACCGCGATGTGGGTAATCGCGAGGAGGTGATCCCGGTCGTCGAGGAACAGCTCGTCGTCGGCAAGCGCGACGTCAGCCGTGGCGGCGTCCGCGTCCGCTCCTATGTAACGGAGACGCCCGTCCATGAGCAGATCCGGCTGCGCAACGAGCAGATCAACGTCGAGCGCCGCACCGTCGACCAGCCGCTGTCGGCAGCCGATGCCGACGCGTTCCGCGAGCGGACGATCGACATGACGGCGACGGGCGAAGAGGCCGTCGTCGGCAAGACCGCCCGCGTGGTCGAAGAGGTCGTCGTCTCGAAGACGGCCGAGACCCACGTCGAGGACGTCGAGGACACGGTCCGCAAGACCGATGTCGAGATCGATCGAGATACCGATGTCGAGACGAGCACGGGCTCGACCTTCGGTTCCACCGACAAGCGTATCTAA
- a CDS encoding mechanosensitive ion channel: MQPNYVTADGMIASTRNLGDTAMLYAQEWGPRILAAAVILLIGYLVAKAAKWGVAALVNKTPLARHAHRHSGVPEAAGRHPKSVGAQVGDAAFWIVILIALVLAAQPLGLAAATSPIGRMLNGFGAAIPNIIGAVLIFFVGYIVASVAKKAIEAVLTAARTEQIAERAGMPKADPTTLPRMFGGIVFALIIIPVAIAALDQLNIRAISDPATAMLRIILDSIPHVIAAAIILALAYVIGRFASQLLAQFLSSTGFDRTIAALGIFPSASAGTTTAAGVPPTSAGASATPALVPSKLLGNAVFVAIIIFGLMEAFRQLNFAYGSQMMAEILTLLGSVIFGAVIIAAAVAISKLVATVVRASGGANAELTAKIVQIAIIVLGTAIGLRFMGLADDIINLAFGLILGAIAVAFALAFGLGGRDAAARMVQKLAGSSGGESIPPAMSTTLRPGTGTPPNQGPQS; the protein is encoded by the coding sequence ATGCAGCCGAACTATGTAACCGCGGACGGCATGATCGCCAGTACGCGCAACCTCGGCGATACCGCCATGCTCTATGCTCAGGAATGGGGTCCGCGTATCCTCGCGGCCGCCGTCATCCTGCTTATCGGCTATCTGGTGGCTAAGGCCGCCAAGTGGGGCGTCGCTGCGCTCGTCAACAAGACGCCGCTGGCCCGTCATGCCCATCGCCACTCTGGCGTACCCGAGGCAGCCGGGCGTCACCCCAAAAGCGTCGGCGCTCAGGTCGGTGACGCCGCTTTCTGGATCGTCATCCTGATCGCCCTCGTCCTTGCAGCGCAGCCGCTCGGGCTCGCTGCCGCCACCAGCCCGATCGGGCGCATGCTCAACGGGTTCGGCGCCGCCATCCCGAACATCATCGGCGCGGTGCTCATCTTCTTCGTCGGCTATATCGTCGCCAGCGTCGCCAAGAAGGCGATCGAAGCGGTACTGACCGCCGCACGCACCGAGCAGATCGCCGAACGCGCCGGTATGCCGAAGGCCGATCCGACCACCCTGCCCCGCATGTTCGGCGGGATCGTCTTCGCGCTCATCATCATCCCGGTCGCGATCGCAGCGCTCGATCAACTGAACATCCGCGCGATCTCCGATCCGGCGACGGCGATGCTCCGGATCATTCTCGACAGCATCCCGCACGTCATCGCCGCTGCCATCATCCTGGCGCTGGCCTATGTGATCGGGCGGTTCGCCTCGCAGCTTCTCGCGCAGTTCCTCAGCAGCACCGGGTTCGACCGGACAATCGCGGCGCTCGGCATCTTCCCGTCGGCAAGCGCAGGCACAACTACTGCCGCCGGCGTGCCGCCGACTTCTGCCGGTGCGTCGGCCACGCCCGCGCTGGTGCCGTCCAAGCTGCTCGGCAATGCCGTGTTCGTCGCCATCATCATCTTCGGTCTGATGGAGGCGTTCCGTCAGCTGAACTTCGCCTACGGCTCGCAGATGATGGCCGAGATCCTTACTCTGCTCGGGTCGGTGATCTTCGGTGCTGTCATCATCGCTGCTGCCGTCGCGATCTCCAAGCTCGTCGCGACTGTGGTGCGGGCGAGCGGCGGAGCAAATGCGGAGTTGACCGCCAAAATTGTCCAGATCGCCATCATCGTACTCGGGACCGCGATCGGCCTGCGCTTCATGGGGTTGGCCGATGACATCATCAACCTGGCGTTCGGTCTGATCCTAGGCGCCATCGCCGTCGCCTTCGCCCTGGCCTTCGGGCTGGGCGGCCGGGATGCGGCTGCCAGGATGGTGCAGAAGCTCGCCGGGTCCAGCGGTGGAGAGTCCATCCCTCCGGCAATGAGCACCACGCTGCGCCCCGGCACCGGCACGCCGCCCAACCAGGGTCCGCAGTCATGA
- a CDS encoding phage holin family protein has translation MSNADPRAPHTLGEIAGGLAGDVQDLVKGELALARAEFDEKLHGLLGGGISLVGGALVAFAGLVVLLEGGAAILAMWIPDWAALLIVGAVIILVGGLIARGGLAKLSLKNITPDRTTASLSKDARILKEHL, from the coding sequence ATGAGCAACGCTGACCCTCGCGCGCCTCACACGCTCGGCGAAATTGCCGGCGGTCTCGCCGGGGACGTCCAGGACCTCGTCAAAGGGGAGCTGGCACTCGCCCGCGCCGAGTTCGACGAGAAGCTGCACGGGCTGCTGGGTGGGGGCATCTCGCTCGTGGGCGGCGCTCTCGTAGCGTTCGCTGGCCTGGTCGTACTGCTCGAGGGCGGTGCGGCCATCCTCGCGATGTGGATCCCCGATTGGGCGGCGCTGCTGATCGTCGGTGCCGTGATCATCCTAGTCGGCGGGCTCATCGCCCGCGGCGGCCTTGCCAAGCTGTCGCTGAAGAACATCACCCCGGATCGGACGACGGCGAGCCTCAGCAAGGACGCCCGCATTCTCAAGGAGCATTTGTAA
- a CDS encoding DUF3618 domain-containing protein, with amino-acid sequence MSETTETDQIERDLARTRARMDNRLDELQDRLSPGQLVNDAFAYFKGGDGADFTQEVVSKLKANPLPALLTGVGLAWLMASSGRQSAASSRSSYQPDLTSRLRDAEAQTVRLPDEHVDVHAARLDDARGHVLGITRNSSDTDTSYSERIKDAVASATQRVRETAHDLSTGTSHVAGSIGERARHHAYATQEGMTSIARSTRDTLVSATSNPFALGAVAALVGIVAGSLIPTTEEEERALGATAEKLRSAGRELAQDVVDRGTRVASESLGAVKDSAEAHGLTGDKPVGEMVADLKSGALAGAVKQVAGEAVSAGKDSVQTHFASSGNEAGGGHQRSNDEQTLR; translated from the coding sequence ATGTCGGAAACGACGGAGACCGACCAGATCGAGCGCGATCTGGCGAGAACACGAGCGCGCATGGATAATCGGCTCGACGAGCTGCAGGACCGGCTGTCGCCGGGCCAGCTGGTCAATGACGCGTTCGCCTACTTCAAAGGTGGCGACGGAGCGGATTTCACCCAGGAGGTCGTGTCGAAGCTGAAGGCCAATCCGCTGCCGGCGCTTCTCACCGGCGTCGGGCTTGCCTGGCTCATGGCGTCGAGCGGCCGCCAATCAGCGGCCTCGAGCAGGAGCTCTTACCAACCGGACCTAACCAGCCGATTGCGGGACGCGGAGGCTCAGACGGTGCGGTTGCCCGATGAGCATGTCGACGTGCACGCTGCCCGACTTGATGACGCCCGTGGCCACGTGCTCGGGATCACCCGGAACAGCTCCGATACCGACACCAGCTACAGCGAGAGGATCAAGGACGCGGTCGCGTCGGCGACGCAGCGCGTTCGCGAGACTGCGCACGACCTCTCGACCGGCACCTCGCACGTTGCGGGCAGCATCGGCGAGCGCGCCCGGCATCACGCATACGCCACTCAGGAAGGGATGACATCCATAGCACGATCGACGCGCGACACGCTGGTTTCGGCGACCAGCAACCCCTTCGCGCTTGGCGCGGTCGCCGCCCTGGTTGGGATCGTTGCCGGCTCGCTGATCCCGACGACCGAGGAAGAAGAGCGTGCGCTCGGCGCGACCGCGGAAAAGCTGCGTTCGGCTGGCCGCGAGCTCGCACAGGATGTCGTCGATCGCGGTACGCGGGTTGCTTCGGAGTCGCTCGGTGCCGTGAAGGACAGTGCCGAAGCCCACGGCCTCACTGGCGATAAGCCCGTCGGCGAGATGGTGGCGGACCTGAAAAGCGGCGCTTTGGCCGGTGCCGTCAAGCAGGTTGCGGGCGAAGCGGTCAGCGCCGGGAAGGACAGCGTCCAGACCCACTTCGCAAGTAGCGGCAACGAAGCAGGTGGTGGTCACCAAAGGAGCAATGACGAGCAGACGTTGCGTTGA
- a CDS encoding PAS domain S-box protein yields the protein MNYTEPTAPHPRPHSDRIARLVLDSATDFAIISIDLDGNITSWNPGAEHLLGWSEAEIIGKNACIFFTDDDKVNGVCDAEMIGAARDGRAEDERWHQRKDGGRIWASGLMMRFEAEDSDQHIGYIKILRDRTPQHEAEQRLRDSQRQLATALDAGRLGTWQLDAATLLLSCDDACKANFGRGADDAFSFHALLDAVHSDHRDEVSAGIEHALESGDTYDADYPIRWPDGSEHWIHLRGTVQCAIDGTSMTMTGVTLEVTDRKRTEEALSQLALKLEHAVDERTAALQAANDQLRREIAERHHTEETLRQAQKMEAVGQLTGGVAHDFNNLLTIIRGSTDLLQRDDVTEEKRKRYIKAISETVDRAASLTGQLLAFARRQPLKPQVFEPKARLASIDDMLRSTVGSQITIERDVAPDVWPVLADPAQFDTAMLNLTVNARDAMPEGGVLRFVARNVDQIPARRGHEATLGTFVAIEVSDTGTGISDDLIDRIYEPFFTTKDVGKGTGLGLSQVIGFAKQTGGDIVTASDPGQGARFTLYLPRAHDEMLADKPITAEEGVSLRGHGCILVVEDNVQVGEFATQMLHDLGFGTTWAANAQAALDLINQHPEKFDVVFSDVVMPGMNGVELAQRLRRDHPALPVVLASGYSQVIAEEGSHGFELLQKPYSVDRVAKVLNRLLAARP from the coding sequence ATGAATTATACCGAACCGACTGCGCCGCATCCCCGGCCGCATAGCGACAGAATCGCGCGCCTGGTTCTCGACAGTGCGACCGACTTTGCCATCATCTCGATCGATCTGGACGGCAATATCACCAGCTGGAACCCAGGCGCCGAGCATCTGCTCGGATGGAGCGAGGCTGAAATCATCGGCAAGAACGCCTGCATCTTCTTCACCGACGACGACAAGGTGAACGGGGTGTGCGATGCCGAGATGATTGGCGCAGCACGTGATGGCCGTGCGGAAGACGAGCGCTGGCACCAGCGCAAAGATGGCGGCCGTATTTGGGCGTCCGGTTTGATGATGCGCTTCGAGGCCGAGGATAGCGACCAACATATCGGCTATATCAAGATCCTGCGGGATCGCACCCCCCAGCACGAAGCCGAACAGCGCCTGCGCGACAGCCAGCGGCAACTGGCGACCGCGTTGGACGCGGGAAGGCTCGGCACCTGGCAACTCGACGCGGCAACCTTGCTCCTGAGCTGCGACGATGCGTGCAAGGCCAATTTCGGGCGTGGTGCCGACGATGCGTTTTCCTTCCACGCACTCCTGGATGCTGTTCATTCGGACCATCGCGACGAGGTCAGCGCCGGGATCGAGCACGCGTTGGAAAGTGGCGACACCTATGATGCTGACTATCCGATCCGCTGGCCCGATGGCAGCGAACACTGGATTCATTTACGCGGAACCGTGCAATGCGCAATCGATGGGACATCAATGACGATGACCGGCGTGACGCTTGAGGTCACCGACCGCAAGCGTACCGAGGAAGCGTTGAGCCAACTCGCACTCAAGCTCGAACATGCGGTCGACGAGCGGACTGCAGCCCTTCAAGCCGCAAACGACCAGCTTCGACGGGAAATTGCCGAGCGCCACCACACCGAAGAAACCTTGCGCCAGGCGCAGAAGATGGAGGCGGTCGGTCAACTTACCGGCGGGGTGGCGCATGATTTCAACAATCTGCTGACCATCATTCGCGGCAGCACTGATCTGTTGCAGCGCGACGATGTGACTGAGGAAAAGCGCAAGCGCTACATCAAGGCGATCTCCGAAACGGTCGATCGCGCAGCATCTCTCACCGGCCAATTGCTCGCGTTCGCGCGCCGGCAGCCGCTCAAGCCGCAGGTGTTCGAACCGAAAGCACGTCTAGCGTCGATCGACGATATGCTGCGCTCGACTGTCGGTTCGCAGATCACCATCGAGCGTGACGTCGCACCCGACGTTTGGCCGGTCCTTGCCGATCCCGCGCAGTTCGACACCGCCATGCTCAACCTGACGGTCAATGCGCGCGACGCCATGCCTGAAGGCGGGGTGCTCCGCTTTGTCGCGCGCAATGTCGATCAGATCCCGGCGCGGCGAGGCCATGAAGCGACGCTAGGCACGTTCGTTGCGATCGAGGTCAGCGACACCGGCACGGGTATCAGCGATGATCTGATCGACCGCATCTACGAACCCTTTTTCACGACCAAGGATGTCGGCAAGGGCACCGGCCTCGGCCTCAGCCAGGTGATCGGCTTCGCCAAGCAGACAGGCGGTGATATCGTGACCGCGAGCGATCCGGGCCAAGGGGCCCGGTTCACGCTGTATCTGCCTCGTGCGCATGACGAGATGTTGGCCGACAAACCAATAACCGCCGAGGAAGGCGTGAGCCTGAGGGGCCATGGCTGCATTCTGGTTGTCGAGGACAATGTGCAGGTCGGCGAGTTCGCGACCCAGATGCTGCACGATCTCGGGTTTGGAACGACGTGGGCCGCCAATGCGCAGGCGGCGCTCGACCTGATCAACCAGCACCCCGAAAAATTCGACGTGGTGTTTTCGGACGTGGTGATGCCCGGCATGAATGGAGTCGAGTTGGCGCAGCGGCTGCGCCGCGACCATCCCGCTCTCCCGGTCGTCCTCGCGAGCGGCTATAGCCAGGTCATAGCCGAGGAGGGCTCGCATGGCTTTGAGCTGCTTCAGAAACCCTATTCGGTCGACCGCGTGGCGAAGGTCCTCAACCGGCTGCTGGCAGCGCGACCGTGA